The following are encoded in a window of Harmonia axyridis chromosome 7, icHarAxyr1.1, whole genome shotgun sequence genomic DNA:
- the LOC123685479 gene encoding uncharacterized protein LOC123685479 isoform X1, with protein sequence MNHFETCCIKKKFLKSKKREVNEINEEFIDSDSSDNFLLETVNIVETENDIVENISELNIINEITENVKINDKIVCFKVDTGAQCNILPANVFQSLIKSKKSGSGLQINKNQKVNLVAYGGCKLDVRGSIHINCNIRNKVYNLKFLIVEEQGKPILGLEISMKCNLIDRHDFGISPAQLLLSRRLKDDIPVMDHLLQPIAINKKFIREKFENRRLKQKNYYNRHVKNLAEGKIGDRVLFKYKNVWKEGKIVNLCEEPRSYHVIDIENRIFRRTRQHIILLNNSYFKFHNDKTNEGTWKITDPENLVDINRARFSLNMCKNKHDYNLRERKKINFKE encoded by the exons ATGAATCACTTTGAAACTTGTTGTATAAAAAAGAAGTTCCTTAAATCCAAGAAAAGAGAggttaatgaaataaatgaagaattcATAGATTCCGATTCTAGTGATAATTTTTTGCTTGAAACTGTAAATATAGTAGAGACAGAAAATGACatagttgaaaatatttctgaattaaacattataaatgaaataactgaaaatgttAAGATTAATGATAAAATTGTGTGTTTTAAGGTCGACACTGGAGCTCAATGTAATATTCTGCCTGCCAATGTTTTTCAAAGTCTGATAAAGAGCAAGAAAAGTGGTTCAGGGctacaaataaacaaaaatcaGAAAGTGAATTTAGTTGCTTACGGTGGATGCAAGCTGGATGTAAGAGGATCCATACATATTAACTGTAATATAAGGAATAAggtatacaatttgaaatttttaattgtagAAGAGCAGGGTAAACCAATTTTAGGGTTAGAAATTAGTATGAAATGCAATTTAATAGATAGACATGATTTTGGTATATCACCTGCTCAATTATTACTCAGTCGTCGTCTGAAAGATGACATACCTGTAATGGATCACTTGCTTCAGCCTATAGCGataaataagaaatttattcgtgagaaatttgaaaatagaaggttgaaacagaaaaattattataatagaCATGTAAAAAACTTGGCAGAAGGAAAAATAG GTGATAGGGTGTtgtttaaatataaaaatgtttgGAAAGAAGGAAAGATTGTTAATTTATGTGAGGAACCACGATCTTATCATGTCATAGATATTGAGAATAGAATTTTCAGAAGAACTAGACAACATATCATTTTGCTCAATAAtagttatttcaaatttcataatgataaaACAAATGAAGGTACATGGAAAATCACAGATCCTGAAAATCTTGTAGATATTAATAGAGCTAGATTCAGTCTGAATATGTGTAAGAATAAGCATGATTATAACTtgagagagagaaaaaaaatcaactttaaaGAGTAG
- the LOC123685479 gene encoding uncharacterized protein LOC123685479 isoform X2: MEGLRTPTTMDFSGNISKSWSTWIQKFNLYMKASGKDKEEDESIKVAILSHLIGDEGIEIYNTFKLRSSAKLADVIDKFKKYCEPKKNLIYERYKFLSWNQKEGQSLTQYILELKTKVATCEYEKDMEMVRDKLIMGICDNQLREKLLQIEDLTMAKAEEICQIFETSRKQTTEMGNKGMETAMDAIQEYSRQIEETLSGIR; the protein is encoded by the coding sequence atggaGGGTTTGAGAACTCCAACTACAATGGATTTTTCTGGAAACATTTCAAAGAGTTGGTCCACGTGGATACAGAAATTTAACCTGTACATGAAAGCATCAGGAAAAGACAAAGAAGAGGATGAAAGTATAAAAGTTGCGATACTTTCGCATTTAATTGGCGACGAGGGTATTGAAATCTATAATACATTCAAGCTAAGAAGTTCAGCGAAATTAGCAGATGTTATAgacaaattcaagaaatattgtgAACCTAAAAAGAATTTGATTTACGAGAGATACAAATTCTTAAGCTGGAATCAAAAAGAGGGACAATCGTTGACGCAATATATATTAGAATTGAAAACCAAGGTAGCAACGTGCGAATATGAAAAGGACATGGAAATGGTGAGAGACAAGCTGATAATGGGGATTTGTGACAACCAACTTCGGGAAAAATTACTACAAATTGAAGATTTGACCATGGCAAAAGCAGAAGAAATTTGCCAAATTTTCGAGACAAGTCGTAAGCAGACAACGGAAATGGGCAATAAAGGAATGGAAACGGCAATGGATGCAATCCAGGAATATTCACGGCAAATCGAGGAAACTTTGAGCGGAATAAGATAA